The following coding sequences lie in one Stigmatopora argus isolate UIUO_Sarg chromosome 5, RoL_Sarg_1.0, whole genome shotgun sequence genomic window:
- the coro1ca gene encoding coronin-1C-A produces the protein MKGVVRKSKFRHVFGQTVKNDQCYDDIRVSRVTWDSSFCAVNPKFVAIIIEASGGGAFLVLPLHKTGRIDKACPTVCGHTGPVLDIDWCPHNDQVIASSAEDCSVMVWQIPEHGLLTPMSEPAVELKGHSKRVGIITWHPTARNVLLSAGCDNIIMIWNVGTGEALITLDDMHPDMIYNVCWNRNGSLICTTCKDKSVRVIDPRKEEIVEEKEKAHDGARPMRAIFLKDGKILTTGFNRRSERQIALWDPQNIEEPMAMHCMDASNGVLLPFYDPDTNMVYLCGKGDSSIRYFEITDEDPYVHFLSSYVTKESQRGMGCMPKRGLDVNKCEIARYYKLLERKCEPIVMTVPRKSDLFQDDLYPDTAGPESALEAEDWSEGKNGEPILISLKNGYVPTKSREFKVVKKNVLDAKVATSTENSSSSCQNTSIKSDDKLDEVLKEMRALKDLVSSQEKRLVALEEQMSKIAI, from the exons ATGAAAGGAGTCGTACGGAAGAGCAAATTCCGGCATGTCTTTGGCCAGACGGTGAAAAATGATCAGTGTTACGATGATATCCGGGTGTCAAGGGTCACGTGGGATAGCTCATTCTGTGCCGTAAACCCCAAATTTGTTGCCATAATTATCGAAGCCAGTGGTGGTGGCGCTTTCCTAGTTCTTCCGCTTCATAAG ACGGGACGTATCGACAAAGCCTGCCCAACAGTATGCGGTCACACTGGTCCAGTGTTAGATATTGATTGGTGCCCCCACAATGATCAAGTCATTGCCAGTAGCGCTGAGGACTGCTCGGTGATG GTATGGCAAATTCCTGAGCATGGCCTTCTAACTCCCATGTCTGAACCAGCCGTGGAACTGAAAGGTCACTCTAAGCGCGTTGGCATAATCACATGGCACCCTACAGCTCGCAATGTTCTTCTTAGTGCAG GTTGCGACAACATAATCATGATCTGGAATGTTGGCACTGGTGAGGCCCTGATCACCTTAGACGATATGCATCCAGATATGATTTACAACGTTTGCTGGAATCGCAATGGCAGTCTTATATGCACCACATGCAAGGACAAGTCTGTCCGTGTTATTGATCCTCGCAAAGAGGAAATTGTTGAA GAGAAAGAAAAAGCGCATGACGGTGCTCGTCCCATGAGGGCTATTTTCCTGAAGGATGGCAAAATCCTCACCACAGGTTTCAATCGTAGGAGTGAAAGACAGATCGCCCTCTGGGACCCG CAAAACATAGAGGAGCCAATGGCAATGCATTGCATGGATGCCAGCAATGGGGTGCTGTTACCCTTCTATGACCCGGACACTAACATGGTTTACCTTTGTGGAAAG GGGGACAGCAGCATCCGCTACTTTGAAATCACAGACGAGGATCCGTATGTTCACTTTCTTAGCAGCTATGTCACTAAGGAGTCTCAAAGGGGCATGGGCTGCATGCCAAAGAGGGGCCTTGATGTCAACAAGTGTGAAATCGCGAG ATACTATAAACTGCTTGAAAGGAAGTGTGAGCCTATTGTGATGACTGTACCAAGAAAG TCTGACCTGTTTCAGGATGATTTGTACCCTGACACTGCCGGGCCCGAGTCAGCCCTGGAAGCCGAGGATTGGTCTGAGGGCAAGAACGGGGAGCCCATCCTCATCTCCCTCAAAAATGGTTATGTTCCAACAAAGAGCCGTGAGTTCAAGGTGGTCAAAAAGAATGTTTTAGATGCCAAGGTGGCCACAAGCACAGAGAACTCCTCCTCGAGTTGTCAGAATACATCAATC AAATCAGACGACAAGCTGGATGAGGTTTTGAAAGAAATGAGAGCCCTTAAGGACTTGGTCAGCAGTCAGGAGAAGCGACTTGTCGCACTTGAAGAGCAAATGTCCAAAATTGCTATTTAA
- the tmem119a gene encoding uncharacterized protein tmem119a, translated as MPSHLLVPVATLLSLCCGVVRGAPMFYNASMDASGDDGLEFLFPNSFSTRAPVQVSATTRNPEASDTPTLTNTITTTIIRLKDFVLTRVVDFLEDNLLIIVIVTSLLIVIVFIICCASAMSQKRKLEAYKVPPQASRKHLVEKPAMHTIHRMPQEFQERPYAVDHVKSVQMQGTGSPKTQRVPSKALIGERGRDVRASPRQEVRKARDVEEVEKRREEPRYKEPMMRREEVQHTSSQPACTCHLKKAHY; from the coding sequence ATGCCATCCCACTTGCTTGTCCCCGTGGCGACCCTGCTGTCACTGTGCTGTGGCGTGGTCCGTGGCGCGCCCATGTTCTACAACGCATCCATGGACGCTAGCGGCGACGACGGGTTGGAGTTCCTCTTCCCAAATTCCTTCTCCACCCGTGCGCCGGTTCAAGTCAGCGCCACCACTCGTAATCCGGAAGCTTCTGACACGCCCACTCTCACCAACACCATCACCACGACCATCATCCGTCTGAAGGACTTTGTCCTCACCAGAGTGGTGGACTTTCTGGAGGATAATCTTCTCATCATTGTGATTGTGACCTCCCTCCTCATCGTCATTGTCTTCATCATCTGCTGCGCTTCCGCCATGAGTCAGAAGCGGAAGCTGGAGGCCTACAAGGTTCCTCCTCAAGCCTCCAGGAAGCACTTGGTGGAGAAACCCGCCATGCACACCATACATAGAATGCCTCAGGAGTTCCAGGAGAGGCCGTACGCCGTAGACCACGTCAAGAGTGTTCAGATGCAAGGCACCGGCTCGCCCAAGACCCAACGCGTACCTTCCAAGGCTCTGATAGGAGAGAGAGGCAGGGACGTCAGGGCCTCGCCACGCCAGGAGGTGAGAAAGGCCAGGGATGTGGAGGAAGTGGAGAAGCGCAGAGAGGAGCCCAGGTACAAGGAGCCCATGATGCGCAGAGAGGAGGTGCAGCACACCTCCAGTCAGCCTGCGTGCACCTGCCATCTGAAGAAGGCCCACTACTAG